The genomic DNA GAAGCAGGTCGACAATATGGTCCGCGTCGCGGATCTGACGCGCAAGGGCTTCGTCAATGGCGACATCTCGACCGTCATGAGCCCGCGTACGGTGATCACCTGGGCGCAGAACACCTTGATCTTCAAGGATGTCGGCTTCGCATTCCGCCTGTCGTTCCTCAACAAGTGTGACGAGGCCGAACGCCCGCTGGTGGCGGAATATTACCAGCGCGTGTTCGGCAAGGATCTGCCGGAGAGTGTGGTGGGGAAGGCTTGATCCGACGAGTGGACTAACCTACCTAGTCCACTTGAGGAGGCACATATGGGCGAGGTTGATCCGCAAAAGACTTTCAACGTCCACGAGGCGAAGACGCACTTCTCCAAGCTGATCGAGCGCGCCCACGCCGGCGAGGAGATCATCCTCGCCAAGGCGGGCGAGCCATGGGCGAAGCTGGTGCCCTATGCGGAGCCGAAGCCTTTTCGACGTAAACCTGGCGGCCTGAGGCTGAATGGTCCGCTCGACCTGAGCGTCTTCCTTGAGCCGATGGACGAAGAAGAACTCGCCTATATCGATGACCGGCCGCCGGAAGATCGCACGTAGTGGCATATCTGCTGGATACCGTCGCCGCCTTGCGGTGGTGGGGCGATCCGTCCGGCCTTGGCCCCTCCGCGCGTGCTGTTCTTGAGGCCAACGGCGACGCGATCTTCCTGAGCGCCGTGAGCGTCTGGGAGATCGCGAACAAGAATCGTATCGGCAAGCTGCCGCAGGTCATGGGGTTCGAGGAGGACTACCCTGTTCTCCTCAAAGACAATGGCTTCGCCAGCCTCAGCCTTACCGACCGGCACGCGATGCGTGCCGGCTATCTCCCCGGCACGCACCGAGATCCGTTCGATCGTCTCATCGCCGGGCAAGCGCTGGTGGATGACTTGACCGTGCTCACGAATGATTCACAAATCGCCGCCTTCGGCTGCAAGGTACTTTGGTAATGGCCACCGAAACGCCTCTCGATCGCTTCAAGAACGTCCTCGGCGGCGCCTCGCGCGCGTTGTCGGACGAGCAGGAGCTCGAACTCGCCTTCACCGCCGATGCGCCGACGCAGTCGGGCAAGCATCTCAAGGTGCCAATGCCGGCGCGCAGCCTGCCGGCCGATCAGGTCGCCGAGGCGCGCGGCTTCGCCGATGGCTTCGCGCTCAGGCTCAAGCATCACGACGCCGCGCTCCACCTGAAGGGGGCGCCGCAGGAGGCGGTGGCGCGCGCGGTGTTCGATGCGGTGGAGACCGCCCGCGTCGAAGCGCTCGGCAGCCGCGGCTATGCCGGTATCAGCGATAATCTGTCGCACGCGCTCGACGTGCGGCTGCGTGCCGACCCGATCACGCGCGCCCGCACGCGCGACGAAGTGCCACTGTCGACCGCGCTCGGCCTGATGGTGCGCGAGGCGCTCACCGGCCAGCAGGCGCCCGCCACCGCCGCCCCCGGCGTGGCGCTGGTGCGTGAGTGGATCGAAGGCAAGTCGGACCTGTCGAACCTCGCGCTCGCGCTCGACGATCAGCGCGCCTTCCAGAGCCTCGCGATGAAGATGCTCGAGGATCTCGAACTCGTCGAGGGCGATCAGATGCCCGACGACAGCGATGACGGCGGCAACGAGGACGAGGGCACCGACAGCGAGCAACAGGACGAAGGCGAGGAAGGCGAAAGCCAGGACGGCGAGGGCCAGGCCGAGACCGAGCAGCGCGGCGAGCAGCGCGAATCCGACGACAGCGAAGGCGAGGGCCAAGAGCAGGGCGAAGACAATTTCGACGATGCCGATGGCGAGCCCGGCGACGATGGCGAGGAGGGGATGCAGCCGGTGCGCCCCAACCGCCCGCCCGCCGATTTCTCGCCCCAGTTTGATTACAAGGCGTGGACGACGCAGTTCGACGAGGTGATCGCTGCCACCGAGCTATGCGACGCCGATGAACTCGCGCGGCTGCGCGGCTATCTCGATCAGCAGCTCGTGCCGCTCCAGGCGGTCGTCTCGCGGCTCGCCAATCGGCTGCAGCGGCGGCT from Sphingomonas radiodurans includes the following:
- a CDS encoding type II toxin-antitoxin system VapC family toxin, whose translation is MAYLLDTVAALRWWGDPSGLGPSARAVLEANGDAIFLSAVSVWEIANKNRIGKLPQVMGFEEDYPVLLKDNGFASLSLTDRHAMRAGYLPGTHRDPFDRLIAGQALVDDLTVLTNDSQIAAFGCKVLW
- a CDS encoding type II toxin-antitoxin system Phd/YefM family antitoxin — protein: MGEVDPQKTFNVHEAKTHFSKLIERAHAGEEIILAKAGEPWAKLVPYAEPKPFRRKPGGLRLNGPLDLSVFLEPMDEEELAYIDDRPPEDRT
- the cobT gene encoding cobaltochelatase subunit CobT; the encoded protein is MATETPLDRFKNVLGGASRALSDEQELELAFTADAPTQSGKHLKVPMPARSLPADQVAEARGFADGFALRLKHHDAALHLKGAPQEAVARAVFDAVETARVEALGSRGYAGISDNLSHALDVRLRADPITRARTRDEVPLSTALGLMVREALTGQQAPATAAPGVALVREWIEGKSDLSNLALALDDQRAFQSLAMKMLEDLELVEGDQMPDDSDDGGNEDEGTDSEQQDEGEEGESQDGEGQAETEQRGEQRESDDSEGEGQEQGEDNFDDADGEPGDDGEEGMQPVRPNRPPADFSPQFDYKAWTTQFDEVIAATELCDADELARLRGYLDQQLVPLQAVVSRLANRLQRRLMAQQNRSWDFDQEEGMLDAARLARIVINPMLSLSYKVEKETEFKDTVVTLLIDNSGSMRGRPISIAAISADILARTLERCGVKTEILGFTTRAWKGGQGRETWLAAGRPPQPGRLNDVRHIVYKTADEPWRRARNSLGLMMREGLLKENIDGEALLWAHSRIIARPEERRILMVISDGAPVDDSTLSVNSGSYLERHLRQVIDWIERKSPVELIAIGIGHDVTRYYSRAVTIMDVEQLGGTIIEQLAGLFDAA